The genomic segment GAGGAGCCGGGAGGAGGGGAAGGCGGAGGCCCGGCTGCTTGTGAgaattgttatttttcatcAATCACCCGCAATTTGTGTAAGTGCCCCGGACAGGACACCAGCcgtcctgctggctggggtcaCGGAGACAACACAGCGATGGAGAAGAGCAAATTGCATTTGCTCACCAGCTCACAGATCCAAATTACGGCCCTCGCATGGCGCGGGGAAGAGAGCGAAAGGTCCATGTGACGTGAGGGAAATATGAAGGACTTTGACAGGTCTTAAACGGCCTGGCGCCAAGGCCTAAGTCTACCggctaaaaatagaaaagggaTGATGAGTGGAGATGGGCAGAGATGAAAGGGGAAGAGCGAGCGGGGCCGCGATGCGGGGCGGGtggggggcgggggcggcccgaCGGGACGGTGTCCCCGGGCTGAACGGGGACGGATCCCCGGGACGAATCCACGAGACAAGCCCGGTCTCCACACGCCGGGGAGCAGGacggctggcaggagccaggcacGGCGGCCCCGAGcgctgcagtgccctggggcGGGTTGGAAAACCTTCCCTCGGAGGGGAACACTCCTCATCCCCGGGCGTGGGGCACTCTGCCCTCGGAACGCGAACCGGGGCCGTcgcctcctctctccctgcccggTGCTCGGTCACCGACGGGCGATGCGTGGGCACGGCTGTCCATGGGTGCAGGCTCCTGGGTCGTGTCCTGCCCGCCGTGCCCGGGGCCGCGAGGGTGGCAGCGCAGTGGGTACCCGGTCCCCGCTGGTACCCGGTCCCCGTTGGTACCCGGTCCCCGTTAGCCCCTCATCCCCCCATCCCGGCGCTACGGAAGGTCGGGGAGACGAGGCTGCTCTGGATCAGTTTTATTCTGCAGGCCTTACAGCGGTgcggggggcgcgggcgggACGCCGGCCAGTGGCCCGGAGGACAGGCGACCTTTCCTcgcggggacacggcggggacacAGGCCCCGAAGGGCCGCGCCTCGCATCTTCCCGCGGAGCAGCGGGCGAGGTGTCCGCGGGAGAACCGTCCCGGCGTGGGGAGATTCACCCCGAGGCTATGAAAGGCTCCACTCTTTATTTGTGAGGGGGGgaaattgctaaaaaaaaaaatacaagcaagCCCCACTTTTGCCAAAGCTGCCGTCAGCAGTTTTCCACGGCGGCGAGGAAGCAAAGTCCAAATTGGGTTTAAATTTCAGTCCCCGTTGCCCGTTCAATGGTCAGCGGgacccccccggccccgcagccccggcgggTGACGCGCGGTGCCCGCCCCGTCGGGCGCGGTGCGGGCAGAGGTGAACCTGCCGCGGGCCGCGGGGCAGGTGGAGATCGGCCCCGAGGAGAGcccggggatggggatgggatccGCCGGGGGCTACCAGCAGGATGAACCGGGGCGGAGGAATAGAGAGGAGAGGTCGGGATGGGAAAGGGACACCCGGAGGTCCCCGCATCCCACCCTGCGCGGGGAGCAGCGACACAGACCGCGAGGGCTCCGAGCTGCCGCGGCCGCGCCTCGCTGCGCATCCGCGGAGCGGGagggccgggggcgggggggggacAGGCCGGGGGGCAGAGGAGTGGGTCGGCCGCCCCCCCCCGTCCCGCCTGGTCGCAGCGCAGgcggcgggggcaggagccttGGAAGGATGGCAGGGCGCTTTTTGAAGATTTGGGGGTAAATATGAAGTGACAAGAGACGGGTCTTTATTGTGAGGGCTCAGCCGCCTGGCGCCAGGGCCCTCTTCAGCCACCGCGGCCCTCAGTTAATCAGCGCAGATCTCCAAACCGGCCTCTCCGAGGGGACACCCaccgcgcccgccgcccccccccggccccggcgcggcGGGACCGGCCCTAATCCCTCAGCAAACAGCCCCGGAGTGTCCCCCCTCCTCCTTATCTGCCTCCCCCCGCCCGGGTAAACAGCCCCTCCGGCCGGGCACCGCCGCGCTGGCCCCCGGCCGCGTACCCGACGCGCCTCGACGGCGAGGTCTGGGGGTCTGCGCCTCCGCCGTGGGCGCGGAGCTGCGGGCGGGAcccccccgctcccgctcccgctcGGGGCGGCGGTCGGCAGGGTGGGGGGCGACGGCTGGGAGCGACTCACCCGCGCTGGAGGTCGCCGCTCGGGGCCTCGCCGCCGCCCGCAGCTCTCCGCCGGGCCGCGCTTCCGGCGGCCGCCCCGTCGGCGCTGCGCGGTTGTGCGCGGCTCTGCGcggagcggcgggcggggcgcgcCCCACCGCGATCCGCTCTCCAGGATCTGGCGTAAggcggccgccgccgggctcccccggCCTCTCCCCCCCTTCCCcggcccgccgcccccgcggaGACCGGCGGGGGCCTctgccgccgccccccgcccccgaGGCTCCGCTCCCCGCTCCGCCGAGGTGGCTCCGCGCTGGCCCCGCACCGGCGGCGCAGCCGGGGCTGACCCGGTATGCGGAAAGGAGCCGGGGGTGGGATTTCGAGCACTTTTCTCTGTCATTggttaatattttattctgttgaCATGTTTTCTTACTGCCGATGCTTCCGAcaccttcttcttctttttttttttttcctcccttttttttttttttcccttcttcccttcctccctccctccgcgccccccgcccccccgcgcCCGGAGCTTGGCCGGAGCTGTCAAAACCCCGCCTATGCAGATCCACAATTGGTCTGAAACGCGTAAAATCAGCAATCAAGGGGGCTTGGCTCATTAGCGGGCGGATCAGAGCAGGAAGGACATGTGAGATAGTCACAGTTTTACAGAGATCAGGACAAGATCTCACCGTTCCCACTCGGCTCCTTTGGCCATGAGCAGCCCGAGCCGCAGCGCCGAGCGCGGAGCGCGGagccggcgcggccccgccggggCGCAGCCCGGGCCCGCGGGGGTGTGAGGGCAGCGCGGCCGCCCctgccccgccgcgccccgcgcaGCCCCGCGCAGCCCCGACCCGgcttttgtttctattttagTGTCGGGAAGGACTTTCCTGGGAGGGCTCGTTCCCTCGCTCGCTCTCCCTCgctgcaacaacaacaacaaaaaataaggACCTACTGTCTCCCCTCCGCAGACCGGGAGCCCCAGGAGCCGGGAACTGCCTcgcttttcctttttttttttcttcttattttttttttcccgaaTCTAGTTCGGCTGATTTTCGCctcttttttaaatactttttttatttccttttttcggagtgtgtgtgtgttgttgattttccttcctcttccagaGACTCGAGCGAGTTCGCTGGGCAGGAGAGGCGAAAAAAATAAAACGcaacaaatacacacacacgCATTTTTGTAAAGGGAatccctctttttctcctggatttGTGGATGCACCGATGAGAGATCCAGCCTTCCCAGGGACTGCCATGGCTTACCACCCCTTCCACGCACCCCGGCCGGCTGACTTCCCCATGTCCGCTTTCCTCGCAGCCGCCCAGCCGTCCTTTTTCCCGGCTCTGGCTCTGCCTCCGGCGGCGTTGGCGAAGCCCATGCCGGACCCAGGGCTGGCCGGGGCGGCCGAGGCCGGGCTGCACGTCTCGGCCCTGGGACACCACCACCAAGCCGCCCATCTGCGCTCCCTCAAAAGCCTGGAGCCCGAGGAGGAGGTCGAGGACGACCCCAAAGTAACGCTGGAAGCCAAAGAGCTTTGGGACCAGTTTCACAAGCTGGGCACCGAGATGGTGATCACCAAGTCCGGGAGGTAagagcagcacccccagccctccccgCACCTGCGCGGCCGCGTAGCGCCCTCGCCCCCCGCTCCATCCCACGTCCCATGAATAAACGCGGAGAGTTTCGATCCCTGGAGTTTTTCGGAGGTGTTTCCTCCCCGCTTCTCCGAGCTTTCCCCTCACCGCTCCCCCTCTCCCTTTACTACTTCTCCGACCGCGATCCCAAATTAAATTCGTGCACGTTAACTGAGCGCTCGGAATCCCCCGCTCCCGTTGTTTCCGCCGCTGCCTTCCCTCCTGCCAAACTTTCCCCACGTCCGGGGTCGTCCCCGGCCCTGCCCGTGGCCCCGGGCCCTGGGGAGGCAGCCTGGATTGCTGAGCGAGCGAGTCGCCGTAGGGCAGAGAAACTGGGGGAAACAAAGATGTATTTTCGCCCCTTATTTCCcgaaatgggatttttgtgctttttccctACTTTCCACCACGGTGTGGGCAGCACGGAAGGATGAGGAGAGGTGGGACGTGAGCAAGGCTGGGAATCCTCAGCGAATTAAACGAAAAGATGGTggtttgggagcagcagccGGGCCCGGGCGGTGCGGGGGGCTCGGTGGGGCCGGGACGGGCGGTGCGGGGGGCTCGGTGGGGCCGCAGCCGTCGGGGgtcggcggcgggcgggggcagcCCTGAACTGCTCTGGGTCTCTCCGCAGGAGGATGTTCCCCCCGTTCAAGGTGCGGGTGAGCGGCCTGGACAAGAAGGCCAAGTACATTTTGCTGATGGATATAGTGGCGGCCGACGATTGCCGGTACAAATTCCACAACTCCCGCTGGATGGTGGCCGGCAAGGCCGACCCGGAGATGCCCAAGCGCATGTACATCCACCCCGACAGCCCGGCCACGGGGGAGCAGTGGATGGCCAAACCTGTTGCCTTTCACAAGCTCAAGCTCACCAACAACATCTCGGATAAGCACGGCTTTGTAAGTTCGGCTGCGGGGCAGAGCGGAGCCCCCGGGCAGGGACCCTGGGCAGGAGCGGGGTCTGCCCGGTGCGGGGGCTGCCAGGTTCGGGGGCTGCCCGGTTCGGGGGCTGCCAGGTTCCGGGGCTGCCCGTAATCTCCCCCGGGGAACTGCGGGGCTTTAGAGGCTCCTCCAGCCGGGTCTAGCTGGGCGGTGGGGCCAGGCCGGGCCTTGCGGTGGCCTGGCTGTCCCGCAGCCCCTGGTCCTGCCCGGCACCGAGGGGCAGCTCCCGTTCTcggggggaaaaaggaaggtTGGGCAGCAGGGAGCCTAGGGCTCTCCTTGGCTCCCGCATCCCGGGCCTCCACggcctgtcctgctgcttcttcccagTTTTGGAGGCTCTGTGGGGAGAGAATTTCGGGAGGTGGATGTGCGGGGCCGAGGCTGTGCGAGGGCAGCCCCGACGGGGCGGTGGCCGGACAGGGACCGTGGTTGCCACCCGGACCGAGCGGAgccggggccggcggcaccTGCGCTGGGTTTCCGCAGCCGACAGAAGGGCTGGAGTCGTTGGCACCATCTGCCTCTGGAAAAGTCCCTTTTATATCCCTATTGATGAAATCTGCATCACCTAAaggaagtaaaacaaaacaaagaaattaagcCTAAAAAGCTAGCAACAAAATAAcgaaagaaaggaaaaagagagagggggagaggaaagaaagacaGCGGAGAGTGTTGGCCATTTGCAGAAAGCAGGGTCAGAACGCGAGGGGAGCGCGATCCTGCGGGAATGCACGGAGGGGGAAATCCCGGAGCCCCAGccagctctccttcctctgAGCGAGCATTTAGGGCGATGAAGGGAAAGTTCATCGGGCAGCGCTGCTGATACGGGAATTAGCGGGGAACCGGGCCCGGCGGAGCGGGAGCTGTGGGACCCCGCTCGTTGGGGAGCTCGGAGCAGCTCCGCTCCTCCCGCACaactttcccttctctttttaatgttttttttctccctctctattttttccactctcttttttttctcccccatttttttttctctctctctcacttttatttttttttttctcttaaggCAGGAAGCAGCGTCTTTGTTAAATAATACATTGCGAGGTTATTTATAGCCAGCAAGGTAAATCGATAGAGAAGGAGtctaaaaaatacttcttttttttttgtttgtttttgtactGGTGAAAAACTAGTTTGATTCAGCGCTTTTAACGGTTCGCCTCCTTCAATTAAAGATTTCTGGTATCTGTCGTTGTCCAAAATCCGGACTGTGTTAAATCTGGGAGATGAGGGTTTAGCCAGTGCCCATCTGGCCAGAGAGggatgattattttttttaaaggaatgcaGATTTGCACGCCTGAATGAGACTTTTTGCACCATTTTCATGATAAATCCCGTCTAGATTATATCAATATAACAGCGATCTGACAGTTCATCAGCAGGTGATTATTgcttgggttaaaaaaaaaatggggggattttttttattaccttcTAAACCGAAATGAAGTGATAATTATTTAGCCATTTGGCCGACGTTATTTGACAATAATTACTCAATCTTTCGCCGTCCTTCTACGAATCCTGGGCAGtgaattctgcatttcagcCCGACCACAGCAGGTTGGGGAATTATTCAAAAACTATCGGGCAGGAAAGCAGGCAGCGAGCAGCGAGGGGtcggagcagccccaggggcgCGGCTTGGGGTGTTCAACCGCTTCCAAAAATCCTCAGCCAAGTCGCAGGGAATTCGGGTTttatatctaaaaaaaaatcagcaaaccgaactcaaaaaaataaaacgaAAGGGTAGAGAACGGCTTTGAGTGCTGGCGAGGCTTTCAGACAcctggctggaaaaaaaaaaaaaaaaagtctgttccTTCTGCAACGTTGCTCCGAGACATAAATTTGCTATGGCTCGTGGTGAAACGCTCCTTTCAGGTCGCAGGcgctggctggggctggcaccggCTCCTGCCGCCCCCGACACTCACCCAGAGgcttttaacattatttttttttgtggtggtgagggatagtaatttatttttaaggacGGAAATATGAAAAGCGGTGAGAAACGTGTCGAAAAGTCACCTCGCGTTTGCAGGGTTGTAATAAAAGTGGGAGATCCCTTTCGCTGCTTTATTGCCGTGCTTAACACCCGCAAAGATGCTGTTCTGCTGCGTTCCCTGACCTCCTTCTTTGGGGACAGATCctgcaggggggaaaaaaagaaaaaaaaaaaattctccttctcCAGCATCACCTTCCTCGCGGTGAATTTGAGGGGTgtaatttttttggttgttttcgGGAGAAAAGGGTTTTTTAGGGAGGGAACTGGAGGCGTGGGGCTGACGGCAGCCGCGGGCTGTGCTCTCTCGCCCATCCCAGACCATCCTGAATTCCATGCACAAGTACCAGCCCAGGTTCCACATCGTCCGGGCCAACGACATCCTCAAGCTGCCCTACAGCACCTTCCGCACCTACGTGTTCCCCGAGACCGACTTCATCGCCGTCACTGCCTACCAGAACGACAAGGTACgggcagctcctgtccctgtccctgtccccatccctgtccctgtccccatccctgtccctctccctaTTCTCAcggctgtcccatccctgacccTGTATCAgggtatttttgtgtgtgtccaTGTTGATGAGGATATTTCGGggcaaaaagcagcagaagtagAAAGGTTAAACCTGAAGCGCTCAGAGTAGGATGCACCCTCGTACTGCTTGTATTATTATCGTTAGTTTTAGTATTAATATTAATGCTGTTGTCAGTATTtctattattactattaataATTCCCTCATGGAGTTTGTGGCTCCTTGCTGGCCCGTGGGGGTCTTTGCTGCAGGCccaggctgtggagcagcaccAGGCCTGGGCAGCCTCACCGAGGAGCTCTGGATGAGCCAAAAAATAGAGGCAGATAAGCTAATTTTAGTTGCTTTCGTGATTTAGCAAGTGTCGCCCCGtgagcaggcagagccaggagagcacgatggggagcagagagccTCTGCCGTCCCCTTCCAAGAGTTGTGCGTGTGTTTTAACCCAAAAGCTGACCCCCACCTCCACCCCTGGCTGCTGATGCTAATTGACAGCTCTGTCTGAGGGTCCTGGTGGGCTTGTTTCCCTCGTAAAGTTTATGGCGAAGAGTCACAATCGATTAAAGAGCACTTTGTCTGCGCGCCCGCCGCAAGCtgcgcggggcggccgccggCCGTGGGCCCCGTCGGGCGGGGGATGCTCGGGCCGGGGGATGCTCGGGCCGGGGGATGCTCGGGCCGGGGGtcgcggcggggccgggcagccGGGCCTTTTCCAGAGCCCCTCTCGGGGCCGTGTTTCAGGGCCATGCATTATTGAGCGCCCTGATGTCGCCGGCCCCAGCAGCCCGTGGCAGGCAGGGATAAGAATAGCTTTTAACCAGCGCCGCGCAGCTCAGTCGCCATCTTCCCTCCGGGGGGCCGTGAAAAATAACTTCCTATCATTAAGACGCTATTAATAATTCAAGGCCAAACCTCAGCatcatttttaataaagcatGCGGTGTGTTAACGCGGGTTCCGCAGCCTGCGCCGCGCACCCCGCGCTCCCCGACGGCGGCGGGGAAGGGGGGGCGGCCAGGGCTTCACACCGccccttctctccttctccccccTCGCAGATCACGCAGCTGAAAATCGATAACAACCCCTTCGCCAAGGGCTTTCGGGACACGGGCAATGGCCGGCGGGAGAAGAGGTAAGGGGTGCGCCCGTCCCCCCGGCTCCGCGcccgcgggggctcggccggtGCCCGACGCTGCCTGTCCCCGCAGGAAGCAGCTCTCGCTGCCGTCCCTGCGGATGTACGAGGAGCCCTGCAAGCCCGACCGCGACGGCGGCGAGTCGGACGCCTCCTCCTGCGAGCCCTCGGCCGTGCGCGATGCGCTGCACTCGCCCGTGGgtgccatccccagccccctgcGCCTCAAAGGCAGCGGCAGAGGTAACGCAGGAATCGccgtccccaaatgtccccaaatgttcTTTTCCCTCGGGGTTGCTGCGTGCTGATTTCCTGTGGGAAGGGAGGCAAAACACTGGGGAAAACGAAGATGGGGATGCGCACAGGGGAGCCCAGGGGTTGAAAGGACAAAAACAGAGCAAACGCGAATGGCATTCACGATTTGCCGCGTTTTTCTCTTtagatgttttcttttgaatatATATTTGTTCCTCTATGCACCTGATGccttgtatttatattttacaagAAGAAACGGCAAAGCAGCCTGCGTGCTCGCCACGTTAACCTGGCgtgccctgccttccctgcttcACTCCCCttaaaaaagggagaaaaaaagagaaaagaaaaagaattaacacatttgaaagagggggaaaaaaaagttgtaacTCCAAGGCTTCAAGCTGGTCAATGAAAATAAACCAGCAGCTCCCACGCTGCAGTCGTTCGATGCTGGGTTTTGTCTCGCAGCACTATCAATCTGCTCTTTAAACTTTCCACCAGCTCGATTCCCTGCAAACCTTCATCAAAACTGCAACCCCCCACCCCGAGCTGGAGGGAGGGTTTATTACACCCCTCTCCACTTTCAAAGGCTTCCCCGAATATTTaccccagcctgcagagcttcACCTCACCCGCACCAAAAGGCTTTTCTCGTTTAGTGGAGCCGCgcaggcaggggctcagctcCCCTCGCCCTCGCCTCGCatccctctgcctcctctgagAGCTcaatggggttttttaaattaaacccCTTTTTAGGGAGGTCTGTACAATACTCCCAGCCTTAAAACTGCCTCTTTAACCTGTCTCAACCTGCACATTTGGAATAAATCCACGGCGCACTGGCGATCAGCTCCATGTAATTAAATATACGCAGGACCATTTCCTCTGTCCACTGCCCGCTCTCCTCATCCCCGCTTGGACTTTGCAGCTGAGGAGAGCGATCTGTTACAGAATAGATTCTGCTGCTCCATCCAACGTGTTCTTCCTGTTTGGCACAGCCACAGGACTTGCTGCTGTTAATCCCCTTTCCCCAGAGTGACCATAGCACGAGGGCTCATTTCTGCCCCCAAAATGACTCTGTCCCATTAATAACGATCGCGGCTTCGCCGTTGCAACCTCTCCCTGACAGCAGGGCTCTTGTGAGTGacccttcctctcctcccccgGGTGCTTCTGCTCTGACCCtctgcccctccatcccctcgCAGAGGAGAAGCCAGGGGCCGACAGCGACGCGGAGGTGGAGAAGGTGCCCGAGGAGCGGccggtggcagcagccagccccagcgCGGAGGACGCGACGCCCCGCGGCAGCCCCCGGTGCCCGGAGGAACGGAGCAAGGAGAGGCACAGCCCGGAGAAAGCCAAGGATGCTGCATCCCCCCGGGAGGGTCCTGGCGAGGGCCTGTTCGGCACACGGGGCCTGGAGAAGGACAAGgtggaagggaggaggaaagagacGGACCCAGGCAAGAAGGAGCCGGAGGGCGGCGGGCTGGGCAAGGAGGCCTTCGCCCCGCTGATGGTGCACACGGACAGCCCCCCGCACCTGAGCGCCGGccacctgcagagcctggcGCTCTCCGGCCTCCACGGGCAGCAGTTCTTCAGCCCGCTGGGCGCTGGGCAGCCCCTCTTCATCCACCCAGGACAGTTCGCCATGGCCCCCGGCGCCTTCTCTGCCATGGGCATGGGACACTTGCTGGCCTCAGTGACCGGCGGGGGCAGCCTGGAGAATGGAGCCCTCTCATCCGCCCCAGGTGCGGCAGGGACGGCCACCCCCTTCCCTTTCCACCTCTCCCAGCACATGTTGGCCTCTCAGGTAAGCCCTGGGTCCCCATCCCTATCCCTGCTGTCCAGCTGGACCCTGAAATCTCTTCTTTGTGTCCTCCCATAAAGCTCTCTGAGTGAGCGGAGCACTTTGGGGATGCAGGACAGGCCTGGCCAGTGTCACCCGCAGTGTGGGGACATGCAGGGTGGCcccactgcagggaaggagctgttggtgcccccagcctcccccaggcCCTCTGCACCCATAGGGACAAGGGGGTGACACACCCCTGGCATGTtaccagctgtgccacagaacACAGGGGATATTTTGAAGGTGGTTTCAAGGGTTGAAGATTCAAGGAATCTTGATTTTCTTGCAGCTGCTATGGCTCCTCCATAGTCAAGGGCAGAGTCAGGAGCTGTGGCCCTGCCTGacctggctgtccccatccagcagctccctgtcttCCTGTCAGCTCTGGAGCCCTCCCACAGTGCCTGCGCTGGCGTTGCCTTTCCCATCTCCTCTGATGGAATACACAGAGATGCCTTTGAACTCCCCTAATTTATCCGTCCTGCTTAACAACGTGTTTTAATGCAGTTAAGGGGTTGTGGTGCTGCACAGGCAAGGAGatgcagagaggggacagatCTCAGACAGGAGTTTGTGCTCGGTGTCACCAGCCTGGCTTAGGACTGGGCggatggggctgtgctctgcttttaGGGTGACACTGGGCTGTTCCATCTTTGCCTTTTTGGGAACACAGATGGagtggggcaggcaggagcggggatgcagcacagctctgaccgccctttctctctccccacagGGAATCCCGATGCCCACCTTCGGCGGACTCTTCCCCTACCCCTACACCTACATGGCAGCGGCTGCAGCGGCCGCCTCGGCCATGCCGGCCAccagcgcggccgccgccgggcccCTGTCCCGCAACCCCTTCCTGGGCAGCAGCCGGCCCCGCCTGCGCTTCAGCCCCTACCAGCTCCCGGTCACCATCCCGCCCAGCACCAACCTGCTGACCACCGGCCTCCCCGCCAGCCTCAACCCCGGC from the Catharus ustulatus isolate bCatUst1 chromosome 22, bCatUst1.pri.v2, whole genome shotgun sequence genome contains:
- the TBX2 gene encoding T-box transcription factor TBX2, with the protein product MRDPAFPGTAMAYHPFHAPRPADFPMSAFLAAAQPSFFPALALPPAALAKPMPDPGLAGAAEAGLHVSALGHHHQAAHLRSLKSLEPEEEVEDDPKVTLEAKELWDQFHKLGTEMVITKSGRRMFPPFKVRVSGLDKKAKYILLMDIVAADDCRYKFHNSRWMVAGKADPEMPKRMYIHPDSPATGEQWMAKPVAFHKLKLTNNISDKHGFTILNSMHKYQPRFHIVRANDILKLPYSTFRTYVFPETDFIAVTAYQNDKITQLKIDNNPFAKGFRDTGNGRREKRKQLSLPSLRMYEEPCKPDRDGGESDASSCEPSAVRDALHSPVGAIPSPLRLKGSGREEKPGADSDAEVEKVPEERPVAAASPSAEDATPRGSPRCPEERSKERHSPEKAKDAASPREGPGEGLFGTRGLEKDKVEGRRKETDPGKKEPEGGGLGKEAFAPLMVHTDSPPHLSAGHLQSLALSGLHGQQFFSPLGAGQPLFIHPGQFAMAPGAFSAMGMGHLLASVTGGGSLENGALSSAPGAAGTATPFPFHLSQHMLASQGIPMPTFGGLFPYPYTYMAAAAAAASAMPATSAAAAGPLSRNPFLGSSRPRLRFSPYQLPVTIPPSTNLLTTGLPASLNPGSEGSKAGSSRESSPLPDVPLHKGGSQRPAASPKGSLKESLNELQNIQRLVSGLESQRELSPGRESPK